CGGACCAACGAGCAGTCAATTCCGGCTTGTTCTAGCAACGGCAACACTTGTTGCTCAACGCGCCCTTTAGTCAATGCAATCTTCAAACGTTCTGCTGTCATAATTAAGCCCTTTCTGTCAAATCAACCAACGTTGCACCCATTTGTTGGGCTTCCACTTGCGCCAGTGCCAACGTCGGCGCCAAGCTCAAAGTTGCATTCGGCTGAGTGGCTAGCATTTTTTCAGCTTGCGACCATTGAGCCGGTTCAAAGTAAAGTAATTGTTTAGTCGGTGGCGTCGCTGTATCAAGAGCCAATTCAGTTAATAAATCAACATCTATGCCCATCCCAACGGCCGGTTCACTTTGTGCTTGGAAGTTTGCCAGTAATTGATCATACCGACCGCCACTGAATAAGTAACCGGCCCCGGCCTGCGAATAGCCCCGAAAGGTCAACCCGGTATAATACTTTTGAGGGGCTTGACTACTCAAATCCAGCGATACTGCTTGATTCGGCATGGTCCGTTGCAGCCACGCAACCACCGCTCGTAACCGTTCGATACTTGGCTTAACGCTGGCTGGTAATGGTGCGGCCGTCAATTGCGCTAAAATCAGGTCCGGCTTACCAAATAGCCGCGGCCATTTTTGCAAAAAATCATATAACGGTTCGGCCCGATAAGTGGCAATTAAAGCGTCATATTGTGGAATCTGCTTATTGAACAAGGCTTGCTTGATGGCGGCTTGCTGCGTCACATCCGGCGTTAAGCTTGCCACAACCTGTTGTGCAAACTGGGCATCACCAAGTTCGATTTCAACGGCATCCGCAATTAATGCCGTACTAAGTTGATTGGCAATTGCGAGGCATTCCAACTCGGCCTTAATCGAGGCATACCCAATTAGCTCGACCCCCGCTTGCGTGATTTGGTTATAAGACCCTGATAACCGCCGACTCACTCGGAAAATGTCGCCAACATAGCCAAACTTTTGGGGTAACGGAATCTTAGTTGCACTCAAAAATCGCGCAATTGGCAACGTTAGATCTGGGCGCAACACCAAGGTCTGCCCCTCCGCATCTAATAACCGATACAGTTGGTAACTGCCCATTTGGTAAGGATCAAAGACGGCTTGATGCTCTAATAATGGCGTGGCGATGGCCGCTAAGCCCCGTTGTCTAAAATGGGCCTGAATCACCGCGATTAATTGCTGTTTCGTAGCTGCCCGACGACCAAATTCATCACGGGTACCGAGTGGTAAAAGATTACTTAACATTGTCAATGCCTCCTTAGCTTTCGTTCGACCGACTTAATTCAAATAAAAAAACGTCCCATTAGCAAAATTGCTAAAAGGACGTTTAACCGTGGTTCCACCTTAATTCGTTACCAGCTCACACTGGTAGCCTCACGTTGACTGACTGTCAACTTGGCTAACGAGACCATTCGGCTAAGGCTAATGACGCAGGTTCACCTTAGCAGTTCATAGATGTGGGTTCGCCGATAATATCTGCCCGGTTCTCAGCTACCCGGACTCTCTGGATGATAAATTTATCAGTTACTTTTTCTAATCAGAACTTTTATTAAAATTTAATTAGTCGTTTAATTTAAAATTCATTTTAGTAGTCAGAAGCGCCTTTGTCAACCATTAATTAAAGCAGTTGCTAAATGTTGCCCTTGACCAACACTTTGAATATCATGGGCATCAGAACCATATATTAGCGGAATGTCACGTTTTTTAGCCCGTGCTAAGATTTGGTTTCCTGGATAAAAGTCATTACAAAATGGTTTGAATAAACCAGCTAAATTTAAATCAATTTCACGATTTTGCCATTTTATCTGATCTAAAATTTCATCAACCAACGCAAGATTAATCGCATCTAAGGGCGCAGTTAAGTTAAAACGGTCTTGAAACTTGCGGATTAAGCTCATATGGCCGATGCGTTGCGGCGTAGTCGGACCTAAATCAGCGAGTACTGAAGCCAAAACAGTTTGATAATACTGATTGAACAGCATCTGTGGCTGCTTGAGCCACGCCTTAAACCCCGCTTTAAAATCCGTCAAGGTATCATCTAAGCACCAAAACTTTTGGTCCTTTCCCTGCATAAAGTGTACTGACAAAATATTTTCTTGCGTTTGTGGGCCATATTCATTTAGAAAGGCCCGCGTCCACGCCACCTGATCTGGCAAAAAGTCCACTTCAAAACCAACAGAAATTTCTAACTTACTGGCATACTTTTTTTGTAACGCCCGCGCCAGCTTTAGGTAATCCGGTACCATCGCCAACGTTAGCGAGGCCGTGGTAAAACCAGTTAGCCGCCCTGCATATTGCTGCTTGAACTCTGGCGGCAACGGGGCATGTTCCGTAATGCAATACTTCTGCATCCCTAATTGAATCGCGCGTTGAATCATTTTTTCAGTGGCTTCACCACTCCCATGTGGACATAGTTCAGTATGCGTATGACCATCCATTAACATTTTGCTCAGCTCCTTTTAAAGTTAGCCTATGGCCCTAATTGCCCATAATTCAAACACACCTGCTTAAAAATAGCAATCGGTTTCAAAAGTATCAGCCCCACTTTTACCGGTTTTGACCTCAAATAAATCACTAAATTTTCACTAATTTAGTTATATTATGAGAAAAAAAGCCTTATTAACCATCATTCAGTCACACTTCTCCGTTACAATAAGACTAACCAATCATCGGGGGGATATCACATGCAAGATATAATCACTAAACTCTATCAACTTGGCTTATCAAGCCAGATTGTCAAAACTTTATTGGAACCCGTCCATATTATTATTCTCGGCTTACCTTTTATCACATTATTAATTGCCATGGTCATTTTAAGTTTCCAATTACACACAAAAGATACGTTAACTGAACGCAATATTATCAGCACGTATTCTTTCATTTGGTACTTATCAGCGGCCTATTTATTGATTATCTTGCCGTTGCCTTCACGTAGTTCGGTCGCCAGCTTAACTACAGCCGAATACAACTTACAACCGTTTTTCTTTTTAAGTCAATTAAAGCTTTTAACTGCCTTTCAATTTAGCGATCCCAGCACTTGGCTGGCAGCGTTCAAATCTTCAACTTTCTTCCAACCCTTTTTTAACATCATCTTTTTCATGCCCATCGGCGCTTACTTAAAATGGCGCCATCATTGGCCACTCTGGTTAATTACATTAACCAGCTTTGCCATTTCATTATTCTTTGAAACGACCCAACTCACCGGCCTATACGGGTACTACACCCGTGCTTATCGGATGTTTGATGTTGATGACTTGATGACTAACACGTTCGGCGGTTGGGCTGGCGCTGTTGCCTTAAGTTTCATTCCTCATCGTTGGCGTGAAACTGATCACTCAACGCGGTTAGATCCGCAGACTCATCCCATTAATTGGCGCCGCATTTTAGCACTGGTGATTGATTGGCTCGCTATCGCCGGCTTTGATGTCATCTATTTCGTCCTCGTTAAACACTTTGCTTGGCCGTTACCCCATGACTTCCGTTGGTTATATCTAGCTGACATTGTCCTATTCTTCTGGCTACCAGCAACCTTTAGCGGTGGTAAAACCCTCGGTGGCTGGCTCATGCATAGTCGCCTAGTCGCTAGTGATGGGCAACCAGCCCGTGGTTGGCAGTTATTGATCCACTATGCCGGCCTCTACCTGGTCAGTTTACCCTTACTATTCCTAGATTTGTGGCTATTCAACCGTCTGGGTAATGTTCCTAGCGCTGCCTTGAACCGACTCGATATTTACCTGGTCATCGTCTCGCTGATACTGTTGATTATTAGTTATGATCTTTTACTGGCTTTCTTTAGTCGCAAGCACCAGCTCTGGTGTGAACGGCTTAGTCGCACTACGGTTGTCTAAATAGCGCTTTACGTTGACCCGTAAAACATGTTAAATTTAGAGTAAATCAAACTTCTGGAAGTAAGCAAATGATAAAAGTACAAGCACTAAGCGACGATTTTCGCTGGGTCGCAGTTAATAACTATACTGATAACGATTATCAACAACTGGTTAATGAAGAACACGTCACCGATGAAATGTTAGGTTATGCCACCGACCGTAACGAACGGGGCCGATTAGAATATGATGACAAGAGTGCCATCACGACTATTATTTTTGATGTCGTCACTAAGAATGCTGATGAGGGCACCCATACCGCCCAAGTTAGCTTTATGTTGGTCGATCACACACTCTTAACCTTTACTACCGATCACACGGCATATGTCGACGATTTGTTAGCAGATATCATTGATGCTGACTGGGAAAAAGTGAAACATCCATTTGATTATATTTTCGATGTCTTATATCAACTGTCACGGCAGTATTTTCAAGCCATCAATACCATCAATAGAGAGCGCCAAAACATCCAGTCAAAAATGCAAAAACAAATTCAACGATCAGTTATTCTACAATTAATGGAATTAGAAACAACCTTAGTCTACTTTTTGACCTCTTTAAAAACGAATAATGACTTGTTGCAATCCCTCAAACGGTTTGCCCCCATTAAATTCTCAACAGCTCAAAAAGAACGGCTTGATGACATCATCGTCGAAGCACAACAAGGGTTAGAGATGGCCAACATTGCCTCTGATATTATTGGCCGCGTTTCAAATGCCTACTCGAATATTTTAGATAACAGCCTGAACAACACCATGTGGTTATTAACCATTTTTTCAATCGTTTTAACCATTCCAAATATTGTTTTTGGCTTTTTCGGGCAAAATGTCGATCTCCCATTCATGAAGAATCCTTTTGGCTGGGAAATTACCGTCTTAATCACAATTGGACTTTGTGTCCTAACAATTTGGCTGTTACGCCGCAACTCGTTTCATAAATAACACGTTTGACCATTAGGAGGTCTTTTTAAATGCCTAGTCGAATTCCAGTTACTGATACTGCTGATTATATTAGTAAAGCAGTACCGATTGCCCAGCCGCTGCTCCAAGCCTTGCAACAACTCATTACCACTGAGTTACCCCAAGCCACGCCAAAAATCAAATGGAACTTGCCATTTTATGACATGGACAAAAAATATGTCAGTATCGCCGCTTATAAGGCACACGTCAGCCTCAGTATTTCCACAGATTTATCGCCAGCAATCATAACAACTGCCAAAGCGGCTGGCTATGCAACTGGTCAAAAACGCTTAAACATTGCTTTTGATCAACCACTACCAGTTGCTTTAGTCAAAGCCATCTTAAATTTATTAAAATAAAACGTGATCAGCAACGGATTTCGTCGACGACCACGTTTGGGCTAGTTCAACACTTGATAGCTAGCTGTTTTATTTAATTCATAAACTCGTGGGTCACTTACTTGGGCATCATTGTCCTGGTAGGTGACTTTTTGAATGGCTAGATTTTCATATAACTTAAGGTACAGCTCACGCTTAGTTTGATTATAAATGACCGTATATTGCGTGTATTCTACCGAGCCATCGGCACACAGCATAGTCCCCTTGGGAATGTCCGATAAACTTAACAGATGGAATCCAGTCTCCACAGCTGTGGTAGCTGTCGGTAGTTGCATGAGATTTAATAACAGACTGGCTTTCACAAACCGTGAAGTTGAGGTGAAATCACCCGGTAAACCGAGTAACCCAGCCCCTTTACCAGCTGCAGTCAGGTTCATCTGCCGCAAAGGTAAATCCGGTTGTAGCGCTGCCGTCAGACCAGCGTACTGGCGTAAATTAGTGACTTGCCAATCAAAAGCTGGCGCATTCGTCATCACACCAATCGAATTATCATAGACCTTAAACCCAACGGTTGCATCTGGTTCGATGACAATGCTAGCCCCCGTCGCATCTTTGATAAAAAAATGTTGCGGCAAGCCCGTTGCTTGCACGATTGATTGATCTGGAATCGCAACTTTTTTAAGAACTGCTTTGACTTCAGTAATATTTTGACACATTGACAACAAGTAAAAAATAAATTGTTCCGCATAAATGGGCTTTTTGCCAGCCGTGATAACATTTTTCAAAGGTTGATATAAATCATCCACCGCAAAATATTGTGTCGACCCGGCTAGACCACTGCCGTTCACCCCATCTAAAACCATTGGCATGAGCTCATTTTTCAGTCGTGTTCCCATCCCTAAAACCGAATACCGCGTCTGCCAATCACTAATCCCCAGCTGCACGTGAAACTCACTTGGAAATTGAGCCACCACATAATCATAATCTAAATTATATTCCTGCGTCCGACCAAAGAATTCTTGCTGATCCGTTGATGAATAACTGATGCCAGTACACATTACAATGCCCCCCTAAATGACTGATTACCGTTAGTGTAACCGAATTCACGTTGGGCTTCAAAGATACACCTTTATAACCACTTTTAGTCACGCAGATGCACCGATAGCAAAAAAAACGTTGTAAAACCGCATTGGTTTTACAACGTTAATTCATAATAGGCTATTTAATCAGTTAATGCGCTTATTGCATGTGTAATAAGCCTAACTTATCTAAATGTTCCGCAATCTGAACTGAATTCCAAGCGGCACCTTTTAGTAAGTTATCTGAAACATCCCATAAATGGAATGCTTTCGGCGTTTCTTGGTCTGGACGCACGCGGCCAACAAAAGTCTCCTTTGATCCTTCGGCATTATGGGCCAATGGATAAATCTGATTGGCTGGATCATCTTGTAATACAATACCAGGTGCCGCATCTAAAGCAGCTTGGATTCCTTTGACATTAGCTTGATCGTCTTCAACCTCAAAGTAAACTTCTTCTGAATGACTGACTGGGACCGGAATCCGAACACAGGTTGCGGTGACTTTAATCGCCTTACTATCCATATCGCCGCCACACATAATTTTCTTGGTTTCATGAATCATTTTCCATTCTTCATGCGTATAACCGTCTTCTTCAAAGACATCAATCTGTGGCAACGCATTGAAAGCAATTGGATAATGTTTCTTTTCACCAGCTACGGGCAAGATATGGGCTTCCATATCCTTGCCATCAAGATAAGCTTGCGTCTCATCTCGTAATTCTTGGAGGGCCCGATTACCAGCACCGCTAACCGCTTGATACGTTGAAACGATCACACGCTTCAAGCCATATGCTTTACGGATTGGTTCCAAGGCGACCACCATTTGGATTGTTGAGCAGTTTGGATTCGCAATAATCCCATGATGTTGATACAAGGCATCTTCGTTAACTTCTGGAACCACCAATGGCACGTTCGGGTCCATCCGAAAAGCACTCGTGTTATCAACAACTACGGCTCCACGTTTAACTGCTTCGGGAGCAAACTTCTTTGAAACTGATCCACCAGCTGAAAAGAGCGCTAAATCCACGCCTTCAAATGATTCTGGAACCGTTTCTTCAACCGTCAAGTCTTGACCATTGAATTTGAGTTGCTTCCCCGCTGACCGACTTGATGCTAAAAGTTTAACCGAATTAACCGGCAAACTCGTTTGTTCAACCATTTTGATCATCCGGGCACCAACTGCGCCAGTAGCACCGACAATCGCGACGTTATATCCACTCACAATGAAGACCTCGCTTTGATAGTTATTGAAACTTTATTATAGCACAATTTCAATCGTTAGAAACTTATGAGACCATTTCAGTTACTATCGGTCAACTAGTCGTAATTTGGCGTATACTAACCTTATCTAATCAACCGAAAGGTGACCTCAAAAATGTGCACTAGCTTAACTTATACCAATCTGGACCACCAGCATTTTTTTGCCCGTACCATGGATTTCCCAACAACGACCCCGTGGCGACCCATCTTTTTGCCACGTCACTATGCTTGGCAGACCGGGCTAGCAACTCAACGGACGACTCAGCTCGCCATCCTAGGTGGTGGCCGGTTACCCGCTCACTTTTCCACCCCATTAATGGCTGACGGCTTAAATGAAAGCGGCATCACGTGTGCTGAGCTCTATCTCCCACATGCCGTCCATTATGCTGCGCAGATTCGTCCAGACCAAGTCAATTTGACGCCGCAAGACTTCATCTTGTGGGCTTTAGGCGAACACACGACATTGGCTGCCATTGTGGCAGACTTGCCTCACGTTAATCTTGTTGGTCAAAATTGGGGCGATGCGCCCTATGTTTACCCTTTCCATTGGGTCTTAAGTGACCAAAGTGGGCAGACTTTAGTGATTGAACCCACGGGTGGCCCGCTAACCGCCCAAGTTAATCCCAGTGGCATTCTCACGAACACACCTATTTTAGCCACGCACTTGAGTCGCCTGAATCAGACTTTACACGTTGCCGGAACTACTTTTAATGCCCAGACCCAGGCAGCAGCCAAAAACTGGTTGGTAACAAACCACCCCCTGCCCACCGGTAGCATCCCCACGGAACGTTTTGTTCAGATGGCAATTCGTCGTTGGGGCACCCCGACTTTATCCGCAGCAGCCACGGTGCCAACCATTTTGACTTGGCTAACCGCTGTCAGTCTCCCTTACGACCCTGCTCGTCGCAATCAAGTTAGTCACAATTATACGCATTACCAGGGGCTCATTAACTTAACGACGCAAACTTACTACTTCCGACCACGTACCACACAACGGCTACAAACAATTGCGCTAACGTCGACCATGATCGCACACTGGACCCAGCCTAAAGTCTATTCAGCCGATTAAATCAGCCTACGAAAAAAGCGTTTGGCATGCGAGTCAAACGCTTTTGAACCGCCTTAATACTAATGGCGTTGCTTTAAAAACCGGTCAAATTGATCGGCAATTTTTTGTAGAACAATCGGATCATGGAGATCGGCTTGTGTGGCTTGCTTGCCACTAGTCACGTCACTCACAACTTGCAAATAACCAAATAAAACTTGGCTAGGATCAAGATGGTACTGTTGGGCAATTTTGACCGCTAAATCATAACGGTCCGGGCCCAATAAAGCAGCATAATTAGGCATGATGAGCTCCTTTCGATAAGTCAAGTTGCTTTCAGACAAAAATCATCAGTAAAAGTTTTCACAATCATCCAAGAATAGCACAAACCGACTCGCAATGTCGGAATTAACTTTTGCACCCTTTAACCGGTTTTAAAATAGGCCACTACCTATATTAATTATATGGTATGATATTAAAATCAACGACGAGGGGACGTCATATTAACATGGGAAAATTTTTCAAAATGAAGTTTTTATACTTAGGCTTTTGGCTTTTAATTAGTTTGACCAGCATCGCCGTATTACCAAACATGGCCACTTTTTTGGACTCACATCAAGCCACTACCCGCAATCAGACTCACACCACTAAGTTAGTTCAGTTACAAAATAATTGGGGCCGTCATTTGTCAAGTACAAAGCCGGTAACGATGGTTTTTAACAATCCAAATGCTACTTTATCGCAGCGTCAACAAGCTAGCATTCAACGACGCTTAGCCGCTATTGAACAAAAAGCTGATTACTACAGCGTAAAACAGCTACGCACCAGCACCACTTCGTCTAACGATCGCCAGTTATTGACCGCTAAAGACGGCTCAACTATACTCGCGGTCGCCGCAATCGATACGCGCCAAACAGACTTACCCATTGTCGCTAAACAATTAGCGGCTGCAATTCAGGTAGCGGGACTAAAAACAGCCGTCACCAGTCCGGAACTAGACACGCTTAATCAGCATCGCACCCAACAACACCAAATCCGACTGATTCTAGGGCTAGTTTTTGGAAGTGCCTTTTTATTACTGGCACTAATTTTTCGTTCTGTACTGATACCCCTGATTAACCTTTTAATTCAGACAGTTGGCTTAGTCGTCACCACTAGTATGGCCACCAATGCTAGTCAACACTGGCACTTGCCAATCACAAGTAATAGCATCTTGCTCGTCGGTTTAACCGGATTACTCCTGAGTACCGGGCTAACTTGGACCTATATGCAGGTTTATTTAACGACGGGACGCTTAGCTACCATGCCTTTACGCCAAACACATCAAATCTGGGGGCTGCCATTAGTTACCTTGGCAGCCATGACACTTGGGCTTAGTTGGACTCCCTTCTTAGCGCTCGCTTCTGCTTGGCTGATTACCTTGACCATCGTGATTATGACCTTGGTGGCACTGACCCTAAATGAAGGATTTGCGACTTTATTATTACCCGCGGAACTCCATTGGCCAGGAACGCACGCTTGGCCGCATTGGCCCAAAAATGCTTGGGGACAATTAAGTCGCTACGGACAACGTTGGCCGCTAAGTGGTATTTTAGTGACCCTCCTCTTGCTAATTTTTGGGGTAAGCTTAGGGCACCCTTTGACTGACACCAATCAAATCACCCCGACAACG
This region of Lactobacillus sp. CBA3605 genomic DNA includes:
- a CDS encoding VanZ family protein, producing MQDIITKLYQLGLSSQIVKTLLEPVHIIILGLPFITLLIAMVILSFQLHTKDTLTERNIISTYSFIWYLSAAYLLIILPLPSRSSVASLTTAEYNLQPFFFLSQLKLLTAFQFSDPSTWLAAFKSSTFFQPFFNIIFFMPIGAYLKWRHHWPLWLITLTSFAISLFFETTQLTGLYGYYTRAYRMFDVDDLMTNTFGGWAGAVALSFIPHRWRETDHSTRLDPQTHPINWRRILALVIDWLAIAGFDVIYFVLVKHFAWPLPHDFRWLYLADIVLFFWLPATFSGGKTLGGWLMHSRLVASDGQPARGWQLLIHYAGLYLVSLPLLFLDLWLFNRLGNVPSAALNRLDIYLVIVSLILLIISYDLLLAFFSRKHQLWCERLSRTTVV
- a CDS encoding DUF1801 domain-containing protein — translated: MPSRIPVTDTADYISKAVPIAQPLLQALQQLITTELPQATPKIKWNLPFYDMDKKYVSIAAYKAHVSLSISTDLSPAIITTAKAAGYATGQKRLNIAFDQPLPVALVKAILNLLK
- a CDS encoding aspartate-semialdehyde dehydrogenase translates to MSGYNVAIVGATGAVGARMIKMVEQTSLPVNSVKLLASSRSAGKQLKFNGQDLTVEETVPESFEGVDLALFSAGGSVSKKFAPEAVKRGAVVVDNTSAFRMDPNVPLVVPEVNEDALYQHHGIIANPNCSTIQMVVALEPIRKAYGLKRVIVSTYQAVSGAGNRALQELRDETQAYLDGKDMEAHILPVAGEKKHYPIAFNALPQIDVFEEDGYTHEEWKMIHETKKIMCGGDMDSKAIKVTATCVRIPVPVSHSEEVYFEVEDDQANVKGIQAALDAAPGIVLQDDPANQIYPLAHNAEGSKETFVGRVRPDQETPKAFHLWDVSDNLLKGAAWNSVQIAEHLDKLGLLHMQ
- a CDS encoding linear amide C-N hydrolase translates to MCTSLTYTNLDHQHFFARTMDFPTTTPWRPIFLPRHYAWQTGLATQRTTQLAILGGGRLPAHFSTPLMADGLNESGITCAELYLPHAVHYAAQIRPDQVNLTPQDFILWALGEHTTLAAIVADLPHVNLVGQNWGDAPYVYPFHWVLSDQSGQTLVIEPTGGPLTAQVNPSGILTNTPILATHLSRLNQTLHVAGTTFNAQTQAAAKNWLVTNHPLPTGSIPTERFVQMAIRRWGTPTLSAAATVPTILTWLTAVSLPYDPARRNQVSHNYTHYQGLINLTTQTYYFRPRTTQRLQTIALTSTMIAHWTQPKVYSAD
- a CDS encoding linear amide C-N hydrolase; translation: MCTGISYSSTDQQEFFGRTQEYNLDYDYVVAQFPSEFHVQLGISDWQTRYSVLGMGTRLKNELMPMVLDGVNGSGLAGSTQYFAVDDLYQPLKNVITAGKKPIYAEQFIFYLLSMCQNITEVKAVLKKVAIPDQSIVQATGLPQHFFIKDATGASIVIEPDATVGFKVYDNSIGVMTNAPAFDWQVTNLRQYAGLTAALQPDLPLRQMNLTAAGKGAGLLGLPGDFTSTSRFVKASLLLNLMQLPTATTAVETGFHLLSLSDIPKGTMLCADGSVEYTQYTVIYNQTKRELYLKLYENLAIQKVTYQDNDAQVSDPRVYELNKTASYQVLN
- the hisJ gene encoding histidinol-phosphatase HisJ → MLMDGHTHTELCPHGSGEATEKMIQRAIQLGMQKYCITEHAPLPPEFKQQYAGRLTGFTTASLTLAMVPDYLKLARALQKKYASKLEISVGFEVDFLPDQVAWTRAFLNEYGPQTQENILSVHFMQGKDQKFWCLDDTLTDFKAGFKAWLKQPQMLFNQYYQTVLASVLADLGPTTPQRIGHMSLIRKFQDRFNLTAPLDAINLALVDEILDQIKWQNREIDLNLAGLFKPFCNDFYPGNQILARAKKRDIPLIYGSDAHDIQSVGQGQHLATALING
- a CDS encoding magnesium transporter CorA family protein; translation: MIKVQALSDDFRWVAVNNYTDNDYQQLVNEEHVTDEMLGYATDRNERGRLEYDDKSAITTIIFDVVTKNADEGTHTAQVSFMLVDHTLLTFTTDHTAYVDDLLADIIDADWEKVKHPFDYIFDVLYQLSRQYFQAINTINRERQNIQSKMQKQIQRSVILQLMELETTLVYFLTSLKTNNDLLQSLKRFAPIKFSTAQKERLDDIIVEAQQGLEMANIASDIIGRVSNAYSNILDNSLNNTMWLLTIFSIVLTIPNIVFGFFGQNVDLPFMKNPFGWEITVLITIGLCVLTIWLLRRNSFHK
- a CDS encoding ATP phosphoribosyltransferase regulatory subunit, whose translation is MLSNLLPLGTRDEFGRRAATKQQLIAVIQAHFRQRGLAAIATPLLEHQAVFDPYQMGSYQLYRLLDAEGQTLVLRPDLTLPIARFLSATKIPLPQKFGYVGDIFRVSRRLSGSYNQITQAGVELIGYASIKAELECLAIANQLSTALIADAVEIELGDAQFAQQVVASLTPDVTQQAAIKQALFNKQIPQYDALIATYRAEPLYDFLQKWPRLFGKPDLILAQLTAAPLPASVKPSIERLRAVVAWLQRTMPNQAVSLDLSSQAPQKYYTGLTFRGYSQAGAGYLFSGGRYDQLLANFQAQSEPAVGMGIDVDLLTELALDTATPPTKQLLYFEPAQWSQAEKMLATQPNATLSLAPTLALAQVEAQQMGATLVDLTERA